A DNA window from Vagococcus penaei contains the following coding sequences:
- a CDS encoding gluconeogenesis factor YvcK family protein, which translates to MKTYRIRKPKIVVIGGGTGLPVILKALRNQSADITAIVTVADDGGSSGLLRESMKMSPPGDLRNVLVSLSDMPQLVEDIFQYRFRDEDDFLANHTIGNLIIAALSEMRNSTYEAIQLLTKFMHVDGHIYPASEQSMTLHAKFEDGTILSGESAIAKARKNIDYVYVSNTDGDGPVEPSRKVVSAIEEADMVVLGPGSLYTSILPNLMIEKIGDALVRSHAEVVYICNIMTQKGETEQFSDADHIRVLHRHLKTPFIDTVLVNTEPIPDGYMDFEIYDEYLVQVRHDFQGLRDEGCRVISADFLELRDGGVFHDGNKVVEELFRLVFGTKY; encoded by the coding sequence ATGAAAACGTACCGAATTAGAAAACCGAAGATTGTCGTGATTGGTGGTGGTACAGGACTTCCAGTTATTTTGAAGGCTTTGCGCAATCAAAGTGCTGATATTACGGCGATAGTAACTGTTGCAGATGATGGTGGAAGTAGTGGGTTATTACGTGAGAGTATGAAAATGAGTCCGCCAGGAGATTTACGGAATGTTTTAGTTTCCCTATCTGATATGCCACAGTTAGTGGAAGATATTTTTCAGTATCGATTCCGTGATGAAGATGATTTTTTAGCTAATCACACAATTGGTAACTTAATTATTGCGGCATTATCAGAAATGCGTAATAGCACATACGAAGCTATTCAATTACTAACTAAGTTTATGCATGTGGATGGCCATATCTATCCTGCTTCTGAACAATCAATGACACTTCATGCAAAATTTGAAGATGGTACAATTTTATCTGGTGAATCCGCAATTGCAAAGGCCCGGAAAAATATTGATTACGTCTATGTTAGTAATACTGATGGGGATGGGCCAGTTGAACCGTCACGTAAAGTAGTATCAGCGATTGAAGAAGCTGATATGGTTGTTTTAGGTCCTGGTAGTTTGTATACGAGTATTTTACCAAACTTAATGATTGAGAAAATCGGTGATGCACTTGTCCGGAGTCATGCAGAAGTTGTCTACATTTGCAATATTATGACTCAGAAAGGCGAAACTGAGCAATTTTCGGATGCCGATCATATTCGTGTTTTACACCGTCATTTGAAGACACCGTTTATTGATACGGTATTAGTAAATACTGAACCGATTCCGGATGGCTATATGGATTTTGAAATCTATGATGAATACTTAGTTCAAGTCCGTCATGATTTTCAAGGGCTTCGTGATGAAGGCTGTCGAGTAATCTCAGCCGATTTTTTAGAATTACGTGATGGCGGAGTTTTTCACGACGGTAACAAAGTTGTTGAAGAATTATTTAGGTTGGTATTTGGTACCAAATATTAA
- the rapZ gene encoding RNase adapter RapZ, which produces MSEKQIDSLQLVVITGMSGAGKTVAIQSFEDMGFFCIDNLPPSLIPKFWELIKESGKITKIALVIDLRSRAFFEEIQSMLIEIENTKLVDTTVMFLDASDKELVSRYKETRRAHPLAMDGLVTEGIARERELLKELKAEAQLVIDTTNLAPRQLREQIIANFTSTNESTFHVQVVSFGFKYGLPIDADIVMDVRFLPNPHYVAELRPLNGMDQPVYDYVMDSEMTEDFYQKYEALILSILPGYVKEGKMNLTIAIGCTGGQHRSVALTERLGKRISADYATNITHRDVGKRKETVNRS; this is translated from the coding sequence ATGTCAGAAAAACAAATAGATAGTTTACAATTAGTTGTCATCACTGGGATGAGTGGTGCTGGTAAAACCGTCGCCATTCAAAGTTTTGAAGATATGGGATTTTTCTGTATTGATAATTTACCTCCAAGTTTAATACCAAAATTTTGGGAATTAATTAAAGAATCTGGAAAAATTACGAAAATTGCTTTGGTGATTGACTTACGCTCACGTGCTTTTTTTGAAGAAATTCAAAGCATGTTAATCGAAATTGAAAATACTAAATTAGTTGATACAACTGTGATGTTTTTAGATGCTTCAGATAAAGAGTTAGTTTCACGTTATAAAGAAACACGACGTGCTCATCCATTAGCAATGGATGGTTTAGTGACTGAGGGTATCGCTCGGGAACGTGAACTTTTAAAAGAGTTAAAAGCTGAAGCTCAGTTAGTGATTGATACGACTAATTTAGCACCACGTCAACTGCGCGAACAAATTATTGCTAATTTTACGTCAACAAATGAATCAACGTTTCATGTGCAAGTAGTATCTTTTGGCTTTAAGTATGGTTTACCAATTGATGCTGATATAGTAATGGACGTTCGTTTTTTACCGAACCCACATTATGTGGCTGAATTACGCCCGTTAAATGGGATGGACCAACCAGTATATGATTACGTCATGGATTCAGAGATGACAGAAGATTTTTATCAAAAATATGAGGCTTTAATTTTAAGTATTTTACCTGGATACGTTAAAGAAGGTAAGATGAATTTAACCATTGCGATTGGTTGTACAGGTGGTCAGCACCGTTCAGTTGCACTAACGGAGCGGTTAGGAAAAAGGATTTCAGCCGACTATGCTACAAATATTACGCACCGAGATGTTGGTAAAAGGAAGGAGACCGTAAATCGCTCATGA
- the aspD gene encoding aspartate 4-decarboxylase → MEELSPFELNLFLEKKLQTTSHNNLKLLNAGRGNPNWTASTPREAFFLLGQFATQETMASQTGLMARMIEPSPGRFERFIDFLTKQPGKGAKFLKTILLDNPDYLGLDSHDWLDKILDYIIGDNYPSPVRCLNGCEQPIKAYLNESLFANQTEAFDIFAVEGGTAGICYLFDTLLTNHLLNQNDRIALLLPTFAPYLEIMDLPRYQFDVVEIKAEATIFEGKISYQYSKEEIDKLKDDSIKAVFVVNPSNPTANAMCQETIDQMKQIVSEDNPNLMILTDDVYGTFVENFQSLFAELPYNTACIYSYSKYFGSTGWRIGTIAVAKENVFDRLLKELPLTQKMILQKRYSALHPKIDEILFIDRLVADSRSVVLNHAAGLSSVQQVMMTLFSLYGLSDEGNDYKAEVMSICHIREKLLLDMLEIDELFPALNTAYYVEVDVSDWLEKRFGADFAAYLTNRWTITKVLTLLAEKERLMLLKSDAFGSKPWAIRISLANLDTDDYLEVGKRILRLSEYLKEDWMAYKKQQQIS, encoded by the coding sequence ATGGAAGAATTGAGTCCATTCGAATTAAATTTATTCTTGGAGAAGAAACTTCAAACAACCAGTCACAATAATTTAAAATTACTAAATGCCGGTCGTGGTAATCCTAATTGGACGGCATCAACTCCAAGAGAGGCTTTCTTTTTACTAGGGCAATTTGCGACACAAGAAACAATGGCTTCACAAACAGGATTAATGGCAAGAATGATTGAACCTAGTCCTGGACGCTTTGAGCGGTTCATTGATTTTTTAACGAAACAGCCAGGCAAAGGAGCTAAATTTTTAAAGACAATTTTATTAGATAACCCTGACTATTTAGGGCTTGATAGTCACGATTGGCTTGATAAGATACTAGACTATATTATTGGGGATAATTATCCATCGCCAGTTCGTTGTTTGAATGGCTGTGAACAACCAATTAAAGCGTATTTAAATGAGTCACTATTCGCCAATCAAACGGAAGCATTTGATATTTTTGCCGTTGAAGGTGGAACTGCCGGTATTTGTTATTTATTTGATACGTTATTGACTAACCATTTATTAAATCAAAATGACCGTATTGCGCTACTATTACCAACATTTGCACCTTATCTGGAAATTATGGATCTACCTAGATATCAATTTGATGTGGTAGAAATTAAGGCAGAGGCGACTATTTTTGAAGGAAAGATTAGTTATCAATATTCCAAAGAGGAAATTGATAAATTAAAAGATGACTCCATCAAAGCAGTTTTTGTTGTTAATCCAAGTAACCCGACTGCGAATGCAATGTGTCAAGAAACCATTGATCAAATGAAACAAATTGTTTCTGAAGATAATCCTAATTTAATGATTTTAACGGATGATGTGTACGGGACGTTTGTAGAAAATTTTCAATCATTGTTTGCTGAATTACCTTATAATACAGCTTGTATTTATTCTTATTCTAAGTATTTTGGCTCAACGGGTTGGCGTATTGGTACAATTGCTGTGGCGAAGGAAAATGTTTTTGATAGATTACTAAAAGAGTTACCATTAACACAAAAAATGATTTTACAAAAACGTTATAGCGCCCTACATCCTAAGATTGATGAGATTTTATTTATTGATCGTTTAGTTGCCGACAGTCGTTCGGTTGTTTTAAACCATGCAGCAGGACTATCATCCGTACAGCAAGTAATGATGACACTTTTTAGTTTATATGGTTTATCTGATGAAGGTAACGATTATAAAGCTGAGGTTATGTCAATTTGTCATATTCGAGAAAAATTACTGTTGGATATGTTAGAGATAGACGAACTCTTTCCGGCTTTGAATACAGCTTATTATGTAGAAGTTGACGTTAGCGATTGGCTCGAAAAGCGTTTTGGAGCAGACTTTGCTGCTTATTTAACTAATCGTTGGACGATTACTAAAGTCCTGACGCTTTTAGCTGAAAAAGAACGTTTAATGCTGTTGAAAAGTGATGCTTTTGGTAGTAAACCATGGGCAATTCGCATTTCTCTAGCTAACTTAGATACTGATGATTACCTTGAAGTAGGTAAACGAATTTTACGGTTATCTGAGTACTTGAAAGAAGACTGGATGGCTTATAAAAAGCAGCAACAAATTAGTTAA
- the uvrA gene encoding excinuclease ABC subunit UvrA translates to MANDKIIIKGARENNLKDIDVTIPRDKLVVVTGLSGSGKSSLAFDTLYAEGQRRYVESLSAYARQFLGQMDKPDVDSIEGLSPAISIDQKTTSKNPRSTVGTVTEINDYLRLLYARVGHPICPNDGTPIESQSPEQMVNQVLELPERTKIQILAPIVTGKKGQHKKVFEKIQKEGFVRVRVDGELYDLSEVPELEKNKKHDIAIIIDRIVIKEGIRSRLFDSFEVALHLAEGYAIVDVIGQEEILFSEHYACPYCGFTVGEIEPRLFSFNTPFGACPDCDGLSVKLEVDVDLVVPDGMKTLREGALVPWNPISSNYYPQMLEQACETFKIDFDTPFNELSKEHQQLVLYGSEGELFHFHYKNEFGGVRDVDIPFEGVVTNIKRRYHETNSDYTRDQMRLYMTELTCETCHGYRLNKQALSVKVDNHHIGEISNLSIRESVDYFSYLTLSEQEMTIAKPILKEIGDRLSFLNNVGLSYLTLSRSSGTLSGGEAQRIRLATQIGSNLSGVLYILDEPSIGLHQRDNNRLIDSLKKMRDLGNTLIVVEHDEDTMRAADYLIDIGPGAGEHGGEVMAYGTPQEVENNPKSLTGQYLSGKKVIPIPNERRQGNGQKITIKGATENNLKNISVDFPLGEFIAVTGVSGSGKSTLVNSILKRALAQKINHNSQKPGKYKSITGYESIEKIIDIDQSPIGRTPRSNPATYTSVFDDMRDLFAQTNEAKVRGYKKGRFSFNVKGGRCEACRGDGIIKIEMHFLPDVYVPCEVCHGKRYNSETLEVKYKGKNIADILEMRVEEAVPFFQAIPKIHRKLQTIVDVGLGYVKLGQSATTLSGGEAQRMKLASELHKRSTGKNFYILDEPTTGLHADDISRLLVVLNRLVDAGNTVLVIEHNLDVIKTADHIIDLGPEGGDGGGTIVTIGTPEDVCQVEESFTGQYLKEVMK, encoded by the coding sequence ATGGCGAATGATAAGATTATTATAAAAGGTGCACGTGAAAATAACCTGAAAGATATTGATGTGACAATTCCTAGAGATAAATTAGTCGTTGTGACTGGTCTTTCTGGTTCAGGTAAAAGTTCTTTGGCTTTCGACACATTATATGCAGAAGGGCAAAGACGTTACGTTGAGAGTCTCTCAGCGTACGCTCGCCAATTTCTTGGTCAAATGGATAAGCCTGACGTTGATAGTATCGAAGGCTTAAGTCCAGCAATTTCCATCGACCAAAAAACAACGAGTAAAAATCCGCGATCAACAGTGGGAACTGTAACCGAGATTAATGATTATTTAAGGTTACTTTATGCACGAGTTGGTCATCCGATTTGTCCTAATGATGGCACGCCAATTGAAAGTCAGTCGCCTGAACAAATGGTAAACCAAGTATTAGAGTTACCAGAACGGACCAAAATTCAAATTTTAGCCCCCATTGTTACGGGGAAAAAAGGCCAACATAAAAAGGTCTTTGAGAAAATTCAAAAAGAAGGTTTTGTTCGCGTACGTGTAGATGGTGAACTATATGATTTATCCGAAGTTCCCGAACTGGAAAAAAATAAAAAGCATGACATAGCGATTATCATTGACCGGATTGTAATTAAAGAAGGTATTCGTTCGCGTTTATTTGACTCTTTTGAGGTGGCTTTACATTTAGCAGAAGGTTACGCAATTGTTGATGTCATTGGACAAGAGGAAATTTTATTTAGTGAGCATTATGCGTGTCCATACTGTGGGTTTACAGTTGGTGAAATTGAACCACGTCTATTTTCATTTAATACGCCATTTGGAGCGTGTCCAGACTGTGACGGACTAAGTGTCAAATTAGAAGTTGACGTTGACTTAGTTGTACCTGATGGAATGAAAACTTTGCGTGAAGGGGCTCTTGTCCCGTGGAATCCCATCAGCTCGAATTATTACCCACAAATGTTAGAACAGGCCTGTGAGACATTTAAAATTGATTTTGATACACCATTTAACGAGTTATCCAAAGAACATCAACAACTTGTTTTATATGGTTCAGAGGGTGAGCTATTTCATTTTCATTATAAAAATGAGTTCGGTGGTGTTCGTGATGTAGATATTCCTTTTGAAGGTGTTGTCACCAATATTAAGCGACGTTACCACGAGACGAATAGTGACTATACACGTGACCAAATGCGACTTTATATGACAGAGCTAACTTGTGAGACCTGTCATGGCTATCGGTTAAATAAGCAAGCTTTATCTGTAAAAGTTGATAATCATCATATCGGTGAAATTAGTAACTTATCTATTCGTGAATCCGTTGACTATTTCTCATATTTGACACTAAGTGAACAAGAGATGACTATTGCGAAACCAATTCTTAAAGAAATCGGTGACCGGCTAAGTTTCTTAAATAATGTGGGATTGAGTTATCTAACTCTCAGTCGTTCTTCTGGAACGTTATCAGGTGGGGAGGCACAACGAATTCGACTAGCAACACAAATTGGGTCGAATTTATCAGGTGTTTTGTATATATTAGATGAGCCATCTATTGGCTTACATCAACGTGATAATAATCGATTAATTGATTCGTTAAAGAAGATGCGCGATTTAGGTAACACGTTAATCGTAGTTGAACATGACGAAGATACAATGCGTGCTGCGGATTATCTTATCGATATTGGGCCAGGTGCTGGGGAACACGGTGGAGAAGTCATGGCTTATGGGACACCTCAAGAAGTTGAAAATAATCCAAAGTCATTAACTGGTCAATATTTATCTGGTAAAAAAGTGATTCCAATTCCCAATGAACGGCGCCAAGGAAATGGTCAAAAAATCACTATTAAAGGAGCCACTGAGAACAACTTAAAAAATATTTCAGTTGATTTTCCATTAGGAGAATTTATTGCTGTTACTGGTGTATCAGGTTCTGGTAAAAGTACACTAGTCAATTCGATTCTTAAGCGGGCTCTTGCTCAAAAAATCAATCATAATTCTCAAAAACCTGGTAAATACAAATCAATTACTGGTTATGAATCAATTGAGAAAATTATTGATATTGACCAAAGTCCGATTGGTCGAACACCTCGCAGTAATCCTGCAACCTATACGAGCGTCTTTGACGATATGCGTGATTTATTTGCGCAAACAAATGAGGCCAAAGTCCGTGGGTATAAAAAAGGTCGCTTTAGTTTTAACGTTAAAGGTGGTCGCTGTGAAGCGTGTCGTGGTGATGGAATTATTAAAATAGAGATGCATTTTTTACCGGACGTTTATGTACCGTGTGAAGTTTGTCATGGCAAGCGATATAATTCTGAAACGTTAGAAGTAAAATATAAGGGTAAGAATATTGCTGATATCTTAGAAATGCGTGTCGAAGAAGCTGTTCCATTCTTCCAAGCTATCCCTAAGATTCACCGTAAATTACAGACAATTGTTGATGTTGGTCTTGGCTATGTCAAACTTGGTCAGTCCGCAACGACATTATCAGGTGGTGAAGCACAACGAATGAAATTAGCGAGTGAGTTACATAAGCGCTCAACGGGTAAAAATTTCTACATTCTTGATGAGCCGACAACGGGCTTACATGCTGATGATATTAGTCGTTTATTGGTTGTTTTAAACCGTTTAGTTGATGCAGGTAATACCGTATTGGTGATTGAGCACAATTTGGATGTCATTAAAACAGCAGACCACATTATTGATTTAGGCCCAGAAGGTGGCGATGGCGGGGGTACGATTGTCACGATTGGTACACCAGAAGATGTCTGTCAAGTTGAAGAAAGTTTTACTGGTCAATATTTGAAAGAGGTTATGAAATAA
- the uvrB gene encoding excinuclease ABC subunit UvrB gives MIEKDMSHPFELVSKYSPAGDQPKAIDTLVTNINNQEKEQILLGVTGSGKTFTVSNVIKEVTKPTLVIAHNKTLAGQLYSEFKEFFPNNAVEYFVSYYDYYQPEAYVPSSDTYIEKDASINDEIDQLRHSATSALLERNDVIVVASVSCIYGLGDPNEYQNQVVSLRIGMEMGRDQLLRALVDIQFDRNDIDFQRGRFRVRGDVVEIFPASRDDHALRVEFFGDEIDRIREVDALTGEILADREHVAIFPATHFVTNEDHLEEAIANIQKELEERLAELRGENKLLEAQRLEQRTNYDIEMMREMGYCSGIENYSRHMDGRQPGEAPYTLLDFFPDDFLMVVDESHVTMPQIRGMYNGDQARKKMLVDYGFRLPSALDNRPLKLEEFEKHVNQIMYVSATPGPYEMERTDKVVEQIIRPTGLLDPTVEVRPIMGQIDDLVGEINARVDRNERVFITTLTKKMSEDLTDYLKELGMKVKYLHSDIKTLERTEIIRELRLGTFDVLIGINLLREGIDVPEVSLVAILDADKEGFLRSERSLVQTIGRAARNSNGKVIMYADKMTDSMARAIDETKRRRMIQEDYNTAHGIEPKTIIKEVRDLIRAVKVAEEDETYDLTQTYREMSREEKEATLFSMEQEMKQAAKELDFEKAATLRDAILELKSGK, from the coding sequence ATGATTGAAAAAGATATGAGTCATCCCTTTGAACTAGTATCTAAGTATTCGCCAGCGGGAGACCAACCTAAAGCAATTGATACTTTAGTTACAAATATAAATAATCAAGAAAAAGAGCAGATTTTACTAGGTGTTACGGGTTCTGGTAAGACATTTACGGTCTCAAATGTGATTAAAGAGGTCACAAAACCAACTTTGGTTATTGCTCATAATAAGACACTTGCTGGTCAATTGTATAGTGAATTTAAAGAGTTTTTCCCAAATAATGCAGTAGAGTATTTTGTTAGTTATTACGATTACTATCAACCAGAGGCATATGTGCCATCGAGTGACACATATATCGAGAAAGATGCCAGTATTAATGATGAAATTGATCAACTGCGACATTCAGCGACGAGTGCCTTGCTAGAACGAAATGATGTCATTGTTGTGGCATCTGTCTCATGTATTTATGGATTAGGGGATCCTAATGAGTACCAAAACCAAGTGGTTTCTTTACGAATTGGCATGGAAATGGGACGTGATCAATTATTGAGAGCTTTAGTTGATATTCAATTTGATCGTAATGATATCGATTTTCAGCGTGGGCGTTTTCGCGTGCGTGGTGATGTTGTCGAAATTTTTCCAGCATCACGTGATGACCATGCACTACGTGTCGAATTTTTTGGTGATGAAATAGATCGAATTCGTGAAGTTGACGCATTAACGGGCGAAATTTTAGCTGATCGTGAGCATGTGGCGATTTTCCCAGCGACTCACTTTGTGACTAATGAAGACCATTTGGAAGAAGCAATTGCCAATATTCAAAAGGAACTTGAAGAACGATTAGCAGAACTTCGAGGTGAAAATAAGTTATTAGAAGCACAACGTTTAGAACAACGAACCAATTATGACATCGAAATGATGCGTGAAATGGGCTACTGTTCGGGGATTGAAAACTACTCACGTCATATGGACGGTCGCCAACCAGGCGAAGCTCCATATACTTTACTTGATTTCTTTCCAGATGATTTTTTAATGGTTGTTGATGAATCACATGTGACTATGCCACAAATTCGCGGGATGTATAATGGTGACCAGGCACGGAAAAAAATGTTAGTGGACTATGGTTTCCGTTTACCAAGTGCTCTAGATAATCGTCCGCTAAAATTGGAAGAGTTTGAAAAACATGTCAACCAAATCATGTACGTTTCAGCGACACCAGGACCCTATGAAATGGAGCGAACGGATAAAGTGGTTGAACAAATTATTCGTCCGACAGGCTTACTAGATCCAACAGTTGAAGTGCGTCCGATTATGGGACAAATTGATGATTTGGTTGGTGAAATTAATGCACGTGTTGACCGAAATGAACGAGTGTTTATTACGACATTAACCAAGAAAATGTCTGAAGATTTAACAGATTACTTGAAAGAATTAGGCATGAAAGTTAAATATCTGCACAGTGATATTAAGACACTTGAGCGAACAGAAATCATCCGTGAGCTACGCTTAGGAACATTTGATGTGTTAATAGGGATTAACTTATTACGTGAAGGAATCGATGTACCAGAAGTATCGCTAGTAGCGATTTTAGATGCTGATAAAGAAGGGTTCTTAAGGAGTGAACGCTCATTAGTCCAAACAATTGGGCGAGCTGCTCGAAATTCTAACGGAAAAGTTATCATGTATGCCGATAAAATGACCGATTCTATGGCCCGAGCAATTGATGAAACTAAACGTCGACGAATGATTCAAGAAGATTATAATACAGCACATGGTATTGAACCAAAAACGATTATTAAAGAAGTCCGTGACTTGATTCGTGCTGTGAAGGTAGCTGAGGAAGACGAAACCTATGATTTAACACAAACATATCGTGAGATGTCACGTGAAGAAAAAGAAGCAACCTTGTTCTCTATGGAGCAAGAAATGAAACAAGCTGCAAAAGAATTAGATTTTGAGAAAGCCGCCACTTTACGTGATGCGATTCTTGAATTGAAATCTGGAAAGTAG
- a CDS encoding aminopeptidase C: MSQEISLEQIKQYDDNFTSSINHLTSQRAVMKNGILAASSDSQAAIDNTPVFSIDLDTGKVANQKQSGRCWMFAALNTFRFQIQQDFHLKHFELSQNYTFFWDKFEKANYFYENILNTADEPLTSRKVSFLLQTPQQDGGQWDMMVAIIQKYGLVPKSVMPESFNSSMSRELNTYLNKKLRKDANTLRQLVANGATETDITNAKSHMLNDVYSFLCTSLGTPPKTFDFAFRDDNNEFHHFENLTPHTFYDQFIGRDLSEYVSVINAPTADKPYNQLYTVEMLGSVVGGKEVRHLNLDIETFKKLAIAQLKTGEDVWFGCDVGQSSTRDTGIMALNTYNVNETFGFDFDMTKAERLDYGESLMTHAMVLTGVNLVDDQPTKWKVENSWGDKVGDKGYFVMSDDWLNEYTYQVVINKKFLSAELQAILEADDVTVLSPWDPMGALA, from the coding sequence ATGAGTCAAGAAATTTCTTTAGAACAAATCAAACAATACGATGACAACTTTACGTCATCAATTAATCATCTAACAAGCCAACGTGCTGTTATGAAAAATGGTATCTTAGCAGCCTCTTCAGACAGTCAAGCAGCTATTGATAATACGCCCGTTTTCTCAATAGATTTAGATACTGGTAAAGTTGCCAATCAAAAACAAAGTGGACGTTGTTGGATGTTTGCTGCGCTAAATACTTTCCGTTTCCAAATTCAACAAGACTTTCATTTAAAACATTTTGAATTATCACAAAACTATACGTTCTTTTGGGATAAATTTGAAAAAGCTAATTACTTTTATGAAAATATTTTGAATACAGCTGATGAGCCTTTAACTAGTCGTAAAGTGAGTTTTTTACTACAAACCCCTCAACAAGATGGTGGTCAATGGGACATGATGGTCGCCATTATTCAAAAATATGGTCTTGTACCAAAATCAGTTATGCCTGAATCATTCAATAGCTCTATGAGTCGTGAATTAAATACTTATTTAAACAAAAAATTACGTAAAGATGCGAACACATTACGCCAATTAGTCGCAAATGGTGCAACTGAAACAGATATTACAAATGCGAAAAGCCACATGTTAAATGATGTCTATTCATTTCTATGTACAAGTTTAGGAACACCACCAAAAACATTTGATTTTGCTTTTCGTGATGATAATAATGAATTCCATCATTTCGAAAATCTAACACCACATACCTTCTACGACCAATTTATTGGACGGGACTTATCTGAATACGTCAGTGTCATCAACGCACCTACTGCTGACAAACCTTATAATCAATTATATACCGTTGAAATGCTTGGCTCAGTTGTTGGTGGCAAAGAAGTCCGTCATTTAAACCTTGATATTGAGACCTTCAAAAAATTGGCCATTGCACAACTTAAAACTGGTGAAGACGTTTGGTTTGGCTGTGATGTCGGCCAATCATCAACACGCGATACCGGTATCATGGCACTGAACACATACAACGTCAATGAAACGTTTGGCTTTGATTTTGATATGACAAAAGCTGAACGCTTAGATTACGGAGAAAGCCTTATGACCCACGCAATGGTTTTAACAGGTGTTAATCTTGTTGATGACCAACCAACTAAATGGAAAGTTGAAAATAGCTGGGGAGATAAAGTTGGAGACAAAGGCTACTTTGTGATGAGTGATGACTGGTTAAATGAATATACTTATCAAGTCGTTATCAATAAAAAATTCTTATCGGCAGAACTGCAAGCTATTCTTGAAGCCGATGATGTGACAGTTTTAAGTCCTTGGGATCCAATGGGGGCCCTAGCTTAA
- a CDS encoding LCP family protein: MGKKRADLKKEKQKATPLKKVFITLVIILGVILIGAGGFVAKTYMDVRSVANKVSKPAGGKREYPVGQADKDNIENGKPFSVLLMGIDTGDFGRKDLGRSDTIMVATVNPKEQKTTLVSLPRDTRTEIVGYNNGQLDKLAHAYAFGQESMAMSSTEKLLDIPLDHYVWLNMEGFEDLVNAVDGVEVNNKFEFKQDGYTFKKGKNKLNGKEALAYTRMRYEDPKGDYGRQDRQREVVEAIAQKGLSLKGISQYKDILRAIEDNMQTDLSWDEMIKIAMDYRSSFSTIQQETLQGEGVWIDDISYQEIPEVELQRVQTILQGQLK, encoded by the coding sequence ATGGGGAAAAAAAGAGCAGATTTAAAAAAAGAAAAACAAAAGGCAACACCACTGAAAAAAGTGTTCATAACATTAGTAATTATTTTAGGTGTTATTTTGATTGGTGCTGGCGGTTTTGTTGCGAAAACATATATGGATGTTAGAAGCGTTGCTAATAAGGTTAGTAAACCTGCTGGTGGTAAACGTGAGTATCCTGTTGGACAAGCCGACAAGGATAACATCGAGAATGGTAAACCTTTTTCTGTCTTACTGATGGGGATTGATACCGGTGATTTTGGACGTAAAGATTTAGGCCGCTCAGATACAATAATGGTAGCAACAGTGAATCCAAAAGAACAGAAAACAACTTTAGTTAGTTTACCACGAGATACTAGAACGGAAATCGTTGGATACAACAATGGACAATTAGATAAGTTAGCACATGCGTATGCTTTCGGTCAAGAATCGATGGCGATGAGTTCAACTGAAAAATTATTAGACATTCCGTTAGACCATTATGTATGGTTGAATATGGAAGGATTTGAAGATTTAGTCAACGCTGTGGATGGTGTTGAAGTAAATAATAAGTTTGAGTTTAAGCAAGATGGTTACACGTTTAAAAAAGGTAAAAATAAGTTGAATGGTAAGGAGGCTTTAGCATATACAAGAATGCGTTATGAAGATCCAAAAGGTGACTATGGTCGCCAAGATCGTCAACGTGAAGTAGTTGAAGCGATTGCCCAAAAAGGTTTGAGTTTAAAAGGTATTTCTCAATACAAGGATATTTTAAGAGCGATTGAGGATAATATGCAAACTGATTTAAGTTGGGATGAGATGATTAAGATTGCTATGGATTACCGTAGTTCATTTAGCACTATTCAACAAGAAACTTTACAAGGTGAAGGCGTTTGGATTGATGATATCTCTTATCAAGAAATACCAGAAGTAGAGTTACAACGTGTGCAAACTATCTTACAAGGACAATTAAAATAG